A window from Sceloporus undulatus isolate JIND9_A2432 ecotype Alabama chromosome 8, SceUnd_v1.1, whole genome shotgun sequence encodes these proteins:
- the CNGB1 gene encoding cyclic nucleotide-gated cation channel beta-1 isoform X2, with protein sequence MCLFLLLMKADEEGTGTESVAPEGNFPKVNIQKVDSKHGFSGDPAFAPQTHPSPPNKSQTLAVPVTPLALKRKKGHVEEDPAEDLGALSPKRSPVKAWTDQSRPQREEDQISFPERSSSTASQNSAMINDRLQELVRLFKDRTEKVKEKLIDPDVSSDEETPAATPSKDKPPEEKKEEGEAEKEEEDSCNMLCCTFKGRRFLRRAKKIRFQFPSSIDPLTNLMYVFWLFVVVLAWNWNCWLIPVRWAFPYQTPGNVCYWMAMDYLCDFIYLLDIAAFQVRLQFVEKGDIIMDKKAMRRNYLKSHRFKMDVICLLPLDFLYFKVGVNPLLRLPRCLKYLAFFEFNNRLEAILSKAYVYRVIRITAYLLFSLHVNCCLYYWASSSQGLGSSAWVYNGEGNSYIRCYYWAIKTLITIGGLPDPHNLFEIVFQLLNYFTGVFAFSVMIGQMRDVVGAATAGQTYYRSCMDNTVKYMAFYRIPHSVQNRVKTWYEYTWHSQGMLDESELMMQLPEKMRLDIAIDVNYGIVSKVPLFQGCDRQMIFDMLKRLRSVVYLPNDYVCKKGEIGREMYIIQVGQVMVLGGPDGKTVLVTLKAGSVFGEISLLAVGGGNRRTANVVAHGFTNLFILDKKDLNEILVHYPESQKLLRKKARRMLKNNSKPKDEKGVSVIIPPRARTPKLFQAALVAAGRMGGKGKLAHIRWKLKELKAMQDANATPVPPKSPLSQGSPAASKKPDDQRTEKVVSKSSGHSVLVCMNPVPKSDEQILSVEVADKEETK encoded by the exons ATGTGTTTGTTCTTGCTTTTAATGAAGGCGGATGAGGAAGGGACTGGAACCGAATCTGTCGCGCCTGAAG gtaactttcccaaggtgaACATCCAGAAAGTGGATTCGAAGCATGGCTTTTCGGGGGACCCTGCTTTTGCCCCCCAAACGCACCCTTCACCCCCGAACAAATCCCAAACCCTTGCGGTTCCAGTTACACCTTTGGCTctcaagag GAAGAAGGGTCACGTCGAAGAGGACCCTGCGGAGGATCTGGGAGCCCTTTCTCCAAAACGGTCTCCAGTCAAAGCTTGGACTGAtcagtccaggcctcagagagaagaAGATCAGATCAG TTTTCCGGAGCGCAGCAGTTCCACTGCAAGTCAAAACAGCGCCATGATCAATGACCGCTTGCAAGAACTGGTGAGGCTCTTTAAGGACCGGACGGAGAAAGTGAAGGAAAAGCTGATCGACCCGGACGTCTCTTCGGACGAGGAAACCCCTGCGGCCA CTCCATCCAAAGATAAACCGccggaagaaaagaaggaggaaggagaagcagagaaggaggaggaggactcctGCAACATGCTTTGCTGCACATTTAAGGGCCGGCGCTTCCTCCGCCGTGCGAAGAAAATCCGATTCCAGTTTCCCAGTAGCATTGACCCACTCACCA ACCTGATGTATGTCTTCTGGCTCTTCGTTGTGGTCCTGGCATGGAACTGGAACTGCTGGCTGATCCCCGTCCGCTGGGCTTTTCCCTACCAAACGCCTGGGAATGTCTGCTACTGGATGGCCATGGACTACCTCTGTGACTTCATCTACCTTCTAGACATAGCCGCCTTTCAGGTCCGGCTGCAGTTTGTGGAGAAAGGAGACATCATC ATGGACAAAAAGGCCATGAGAAGGAACTACCTGAAGTCACATCGTTTCAAG ATGGATGTCATTTGCCTCCTTCCCCTGGATTTCCTTTACTTCAAAGTCGGTGTGAATCCTCTCTTGCGTTTGCCCCGATGCTTAAAG TACCTGGCCTTCTTTGAGTTCAACAACCGGCTGGAAGCCATCCTGAGCAAGGCTTATGTTTACAG AGTGATCAGAATCACGGCTTATTTGCTCTTCAGTTTGCATGTGAACTGCTGCCTGTATTACTGGGCCTCCTCTTCCCAGGGTTTGGGCTCCTCCGCCTGGGTCTACAACGGGGAAGGCAACAG CTACATCCGCTGCTATTATTGGGCCATCAAAACCTTGATCACCATCGGAGGACTGCCGGATCCCCACAATCTGTTTGAGATCGTCTTCCAGTTGCTCAACTATTTCACTGGCGTCTTCGCTTTCTCTGTTATGATAGGACAG ATGAGGGATGTTGTGGGCGCTGCCACCGCCGGACAAACCTACTATCGGAGCTGCATGGACAATACGGTCAAATACATGGCCTTTTACAGAATCCCCCATTCTGTCCAGAACAGAGTCAAAACGTGGTACGAATATACGTGGCACTcgcaaggcatgctgg ATGAATCAGAGCTGATGATGCAGTTGCCGGAGAAGATGAGGCTGGACATTGCCATCGATGTGAATTACGGCATTGTGAGCAAAGTGCCACTTTTTCAG GGTTGCGACCGGCAAATGATCTTCGACATGTTGAAGAGGCTGCGGTCGGTTGTATACTTACCCAACGACTACGTGTGCAAAAAG GGGGAAATCGGCCGAGAGATGTACATCATCCAAGTCGGACAAGTCATGGTTCTTGGGGGTCCGGACGGCAAGACAGTTTTGGTGACATTGAAGGCTGGGTCCGTGTTTGGAGAGATCAG CCTGCTAGCCGTGGGAGGTGGGAATCGGCGCACGGCGAACGTTGTGGCACATGGCTTTACgaaccttttcatcctggataaGAAAGATTTGAACGAAATCCTAGTCCATTACCCAGAGTCTCAGAAGCTGCTACGGAAAAAGGCCAG GAGAATgctgaaaaacaacagcaaacccAAAGACGAGAAAGGGGTCTCGGTCATCATTCCTCCGAGGGCCAGGACCCCAAAACTCTTCCAAGCCGCTTTGGTTGCTGCCGGAAGGATGGGAGGCAAAGGGAAGCTGGCGCACATCCGATGGAAGCTGAAAGAGCTGAAGGCCATGCAG GATGCCAACGCCACTCCGGTTCCAcccaaatctccactcagtcaaGGTTCACCGGCTGCTTCCAAGAAACCAGATGACCAGAGGACTGAGAAGGTGGTTTCCAAGTCTTCTGGTCACTCTGTCCTGGTTTGCATGAATCCAGTACCCAAAAGCGATGAACAGATTCTCTCTGTGGAAGTTGCAGACAAGGAGGAAACTAAATAG
- the CNGB1 gene encoding cyclic nucleotide-gated cation channel beta-1 isoform X1, protein MRWSSEGEPSLGSPPSPRTQPGMEQREEQRAESEGKALVGAPSEKATYLSPSLQADEEGTGTESVAPEGNFPKVNIQKVDSKHGFSGDPAFAPQTHPSPPNKSQTLAVPVTPLALKRKKGHVEEDPAEDLGALSPKRSPVKAWTDQSRPQREEDQISFPERSSSTASQNSAMINDRLQELVRLFKDRTEKVKEKLIDPDVSSDEETPAATPSKDKPPEEKKEEGEAEKEEEDSCNMLCCTFKGRRFLRRAKKIRFQFPSSIDPLTNLMYVFWLFVVVLAWNWNCWLIPVRWAFPYQTPGNVCYWMAMDYLCDFIYLLDIAAFQVRLQFVEKGDIIMDKKAMRRNYLKSHRFKMDVICLLPLDFLYFKVGVNPLLRLPRCLKYLAFFEFNNRLEAILSKAYVYRVIRITAYLLFSLHVNCCLYYWASSSQGLGSSAWVYNGEGNSYIRCYYWAIKTLITIGGLPDPHNLFEIVFQLLNYFTGVFAFSVMIGQMRDVVGAATAGQTYYRSCMDNTVKYMAFYRIPHSVQNRVKTWYEYTWHSQGMLDESELMMQLPEKMRLDIAIDVNYGIVSKVPLFQGCDRQMIFDMLKRLRSVVYLPNDYVCKKGEIGREMYIIQVGQVMVLGGPDGKTVLVTLKAGSVFGEISLLAVGGGNRRTANVVAHGFTNLFILDKKDLNEILVHYPESQKLLRKKARRMLKNNSKPKDEKGVSVIIPPRARTPKLFQAALVAAGRMGGKGKLAHIRWKLKELKAMQDANATPVPPKSPLSQGSPAASKKPDDQRTEKVVSKSSGHSVLVCMNPVPKSDEQILSVEVADKEETK, encoded by the exons ATGCGTTGGTCCAGTGAAGGGGAGCCTTCCTTGGGTTCCCCCCCAAGTCCACGAACCCAGCCTGGCATGGAGCAGAGAGAAGAGCAGAG GGCTGAATCGGAGGGCAAGGCCCTTGTAGGAGCTCCTTCGGAAAAGGCCACTTATTTGTCTCCTTCTCTGCAG GCGGATGAGGAAGGGACTGGAACCGAATCTGTCGCGCCTGAAG gtaactttcccaaggtgaACATCCAGAAAGTGGATTCGAAGCATGGCTTTTCGGGGGACCCTGCTTTTGCCCCCCAAACGCACCCTTCACCCCCGAACAAATCCCAAACCCTTGCGGTTCCAGTTACACCTTTGGCTctcaagag GAAGAAGGGTCACGTCGAAGAGGACCCTGCGGAGGATCTGGGAGCCCTTTCTCCAAAACGGTCTCCAGTCAAAGCTTGGACTGAtcagtccaggcctcagagagaagaAGATCAGATCAG TTTTCCGGAGCGCAGCAGTTCCACTGCAAGTCAAAACAGCGCCATGATCAATGACCGCTTGCAAGAACTGGTGAGGCTCTTTAAGGACCGGACGGAGAAAGTGAAGGAAAAGCTGATCGACCCGGACGTCTCTTCGGACGAGGAAACCCCTGCGGCCA CTCCATCCAAAGATAAACCGccggaagaaaagaaggaggaaggagaagcagagaaggaggaggaggactcctGCAACATGCTTTGCTGCACATTTAAGGGCCGGCGCTTCCTCCGCCGTGCGAAGAAAATCCGATTCCAGTTTCCCAGTAGCATTGACCCACTCACCA ACCTGATGTATGTCTTCTGGCTCTTCGTTGTGGTCCTGGCATGGAACTGGAACTGCTGGCTGATCCCCGTCCGCTGGGCTTTTCCCTACCAAACGCCTGGGAATGTCTGCTACTGGATGGCCATGGACTACCTCTGTGACTTCATCTACCTTCTAGACATAGCCGCCTTTCAGGTCCGGCTGCAGTTTGTGGAGAAAGGAGACATCATC ATGGACAAAAAGGCCATGAGAAGGAACTACCTGAAGTCACATCGTTTCAAG ATGGATGTCATTTGCCTCCTTCCCCTGGATTTCCTTTACTTCAAAGTCGGTGTGAATCCTCTCTTGCGTTTGCCCCGATGCTTAAAG TACCTGGCCTTCTTTGAGTTCAACAACCGGCTGGAAGCCATCCTGAGCAAGGCTTATGTTTACAG AGTGATCAGAATCACGGCTTATTTGCTCTTCAGTTTGCATGTGAACTGCTGCCTGTATTACTGGGCCTCCTCTTCCCAGGGTTTGGGCTCCTCCGCCTGGGTCTACAACGGGGAAGGCAACAG CTACATCCGCTGCTATTATTGGGCCATCAAAACCTTGATCACCATCGGAGGACTGCCGGATCCCCACAATCTGTTTGAGATCGTCTTCCAGTTGCTCAACTATTTCACTGGCGTCTTCGCTTTCTCTGTTATGATAGGACAG ATGAGGGATGTTGTGGGCGCTGCCACCGCCGGACAAACCTACTATCGGAGCTGCATGGACAATACGGTCAAATACATGGCCTTTTACAGAATCCCCCATTCTGTCCAGAACAGAGTCAAAACGTGGTACGAATATACGTGGCACTcgcaaggcatgctgg ATGAATCAGAGCTGATGATGCAGTTGCCGGAGAAGATGAGGCTGGACATTGCCATCGATGTGAATTACGGCATTGTGAGCAAAGTGCCACTTTTTCAG GGTTGCGACCGGCAAATGATCTTCGACATGTTGAAGAGGCTGCGGTCGGTTGTATACTTACCCAACGACTACGTGTGCAAAAAG GGGGAAATCGGCCGAGAGATGTACATCATCCAAGTCGGACAAGTCATGGTTCTTGGGGGTCCGGACGGCAAGACAGTTTTGGTGACATTGAAGGCTGGGTCCGTGTTTGGAGAGATCAG CCTGCTAGCCGTGGGAGGTGGGAATCGGCGCACGGCGAACGTTGTGGCACATGGCTTTACgaaccttttcatcctggataaGAAAGATTTGAACGAAATCCTAGTCCATTACCCAGAGTCTCAGAAGCTGCTACGGAAAAAGGCCAG GAGAATgctgaaaaacaacagcaaacccAAAGACGAGAAAGGGGTCTCGGTCATCATTCCTCCGAGGGCCAGGACCCCAAAACTCTTCCAAGCCGCTTTGGTTGCTGCCGGAAGGATGGGAGGCAAAGGGAAGCTGGCGCACATCCGATGGAAGCTGAAAGAGCTGAAGGCCATGCAG GATGCCAACGCCACTCCGGTTCCAcccaaatctccactcagtcaaGGTTCACCGGCTGCTTCCAAGAAACCAGATGACCAGAGGACTGAGAAGGTGGTTTCCAAGTCTTCTGGTCACTCTGTCCTGGTTTGCATGAATCCAGTACCCAAAAGCGATGAACAGATTCTCTCTGTGGAAGTTGCAGACAAGGAGGAAACTAAATAG